One window from the genome of Spirosoma rhododendri encodes:
- a CDS encoding phytoene desaturase family protein, with translation MPKRILVIGAGFAGLAAATSLANKGYDVTILEKNSMAGGRARVFNANGFTFDMGPSWYWMPDVFDSYFARFGKKTADYYNLVRLDPSYKVVFAADEAVDLPAGLDKLENLFEQFEPGSGPRLRDFLKQAAYKYEVGMHKFVWKPSRSITEFVSLKLLADVARLDVFQSLASHARKYFQHPRLLEIVEFPVLFLGATPENTPAMYSLMNYAEMALGTWYPMGGMHKIVEGMVSLAEEKGVKILYDQTVLAIDVKQRQVKQVTTDKGIFETDVVVAGADYNHVDTKLLTENTRNYNDAYWKSRVMAPSSLLFYLGVDKRIPKLEHHNLFFDEDFTLHAKEIYETPRWPTKPLFYASAPSKTDPSVAPEGCENLFLLIPVAPDLTDDEETRERYYTMLMDRLEAYTGTDIRNHVIYKRSYAHADFKQDYNAFRGNAYGLANTLKQTALLKPSLKNKRVNNLFYTGQLTVPGPGVPPSLISGLVVADEVAKEFS, from the coding sequence ATGCCCAAACGCATTCTTGTTATTGGTGCCGGCTTTGCCGGATTGGCTGCCGCTACGTCGCTGGCCAACAAAGGGTACGACGTCACAATTCTTGAGAAGAACAGCATGGCCGGTGGTCGGGCCCGCGTTTTCAATGCCAATGGCTTTACCTTCGATATGGGGCCGAGCTGGTACTGGATGCCGGACGTGTTCGACAGCTACTTTGCCCGCTTCGGCAAGAAAACCGCCGACTACTACAACCTCGTCCGGCTAGACCCGTCCTACAAAGTCGTTTTTGCCGCCGACGAAGCCGTCGATCTTCCGGCAGGACTGGACAAGCTGGAAAATTTGTTCGAGCAGTTCGAACCGGGCAGCGGCCCCCGGCTGCGGGATTTCCTGAAGCAGGCCGCCTATAAGTACGAGGTTGGCATGCACAAATTTGTGTGGAAGCCCAGCCGGTCGATAACAGAGTTTGTCAGCCTGAAATTACTGGCCGATGTAGCGCGGCTCGACGTATTTCAGTCATTGGCCAGTCACGCGCGTAAGTATTTTCAACATCCCCGCTTGCTGGAGATCGTGGAGTTTCCAGTTCTGTTTCTCGGTGCCACGCCGGAAAACACACCCGCCATGTACAGCCTGATGAATTATGCCGAAATGGCATTAGGGACTTGGTATCCAATGGGTGGTATGCACAAGATCGTGGAGGGCATGGTCAGTCTGGCGGAAGAAAAAGGGGTCAAGATTCTCTACGATCAAACTGTTTTGGCGATTGATGTAAAGCAACGGCAGGTGAAACAGGTGACGACAGACAAAGGCATCTTCGAAACCGATGTCGTTGTAGCCGGTGCCGATTATAATCACGTCGATACGAAGCTGCTGACGGAGAACACGCGCAACTACAACGATGCCTACTGGAAAAGCCGGGTGATGGCCCCGTCGTCGCTGCTGTTTTATCTGGGCGTCGATAAACGTATTCCGAAGCTGGAACATCATAACCTGTTCTTCGACGAAGACTTTACTCTGCACGCGAAAGAGATTTACGAAACGCCCCGCTGGCCCACGAAGCCCCTGTTCTATGCGTCGGCCCCCTCGAAAACCGACCCCAGTGTGGCCCCGGAAGGGTGCGAAAATCTCTTCCTGCTCATTCCCGTTGCCCCTGACCTGACGGATGACGAAGAAACGCGCGAGCGGTACTACACGATGCTGATGGACCGGCTTGAAGCGTACACCGGCACCGACATTCGTAATCACGTCATCTACAAGCGCAGCTACGCCCACGCTGATTTCAAGCAGGATTACAATGCATTCCGGGGGAACGCGTATGGGCTGGCCAATACGCTAAAGCAAACGGCCCTGCTGAAGCCATCGCTCAAGAACAAACGGGTAAACAATCTGTTCTACACCGGCCAGCTAACCGTTCCGGGGCCGGGTGTGCCGCCCTCGCTGATCTCCGGATTGGTCGTCGCTGACGAGGTTGCCAAAGAATTTAGTTAA
- a CDS encoding BlaI/MecI/CopY family transcriptional regulator — translation MEKLTAKEEEVMQVLWKLEQAYVKDMVPLFTDPPLHYNTVSTIIRNLEEKGYVGHKAFGNTHEYYPIISKEFYQNRFVLKKVVGDYFDNSYKNLVSYFAENEKISADELREILALIEQKK, via the coding sequence ATGGAGAAATTGACAGCTAAAGAAGAGGAAGTCATGCAGGTGCTGTGGAAGCTGGAGCAGGCTTACGTGAAAGACATGGTACCGCTTTTCACCGATCCTCCTCTGCACTACAACACGGTATCGACGATCATCCGTAATCTGGAAGAAAAAGGGTACGTGGGTCACAAAGCCTTCGGCAATACCCACGAGTATTACCCTATTATCTCGAAAGAATTTTATCAAAACCGCTTCGTTCTGAAAAAGGTCGTTGGCGATTATTTCGATAATTCATACAAGAATCTGGTTAGCTACTTTGCTGAAAATGAGAAGATTTCGGCCGACGAACTGCGCGAGATTCTAGCCCTCATCGAACAGAAAAAGTAA
- a CDS encoding gliding motility lipoprotein GldH, with the protein MKQTGLLLLLLTGLLTGCDSNAVFKEYTDIKDEKWYIKDAPSFTFEIKDASVPYNLYYNLRNNLSYGYYNLYLTRYLRDSSGKEIESKLDELILMDPKTGKPNGDGLGDLFDHKFLFKRNYRFPGPGKYTIQIRQYMRQDPLLNVQSVGITVEQATPANSPN; encoded by the coding sequence ATGAAACAAACGGGTCTGCTTCTACTGCTATTAACGGGGCTACTTACCGGCTGCGACTCCAACGCTGTTTTTAAAGAGTATACCGACATCAAAGACGAGAAGTGGTACATCAAAGATGCGCCGTCGTTCACGTTTGAGATCAAAGACGCGTCAGTTCCATACAACCTGTACTACAACCTGCGCAACAATCTGTCGTACGGCTATTACAACCTGTATCTGACCCGCTATCTGCGCGACAGTTCGGGCAAAGAAATAGAGTCGAAGCTGGATGAGCTGATTCTGATGGACCCCAAAACGGGTAAGCCCAACGGCGACGGGCTGGGCGATCTGTTCGACCACAAGTTTCTGTTTAAACGGAATTACCGGTTTCCTGGGCCGGGTAAATACACCATTCAAATCCGGCAGTATATGCGGCAGGACCCCCTGCTGAACGTGCAGAGCGTTGGTATCACTGTCGAACAGGCCACACCAGCCAATTCACCGAACTAA
- a CDS encoding KpsF/GutQ family sugar-phosphate isomerase, translating into MKVLKNPKNTARMVMLAEADAIRQAVDLLDDQFEAVVQTILNATGRVVVSGVGKSALIGQKIVATLNSTGTPALFMHAADAIHGDLGMLQDNDVALILSKSGNTAEIKVLVPLLRRTAVPLIAMVSDRESYLAIHSDYILHAYCACEADPLDLAPTTSTTVALALGDALAVSLLEARDFSRSDFARYHPGGSLGKKLYMKVADIFPHNQCPCVPLDMALKEVIFTISKNRLGATAVVDTDNTLRGIITDGDIRRMAYEHDTFLDLHARDVMTPAPVCVSPDEYAVLALQIMQDRNITQLIVAENDQVKGFVHLHDLLREGLV; encoded by the coding sequence TTGAAAGTACTAAAAAATCCCAAAAACACGGCACGTATGGTAATGCTTGCCGAAGCCGACGCCATCCGGCAGGCCGTCGACCTGCTCGACGATCAGTTTGAAGCCGTTGTCCAGACGATTCTCAATGCTACCGGTCGGGTTGTGGTTAGTGGTGTGGGTAAAAGCGCACTTATCGGGCAGAAAATCGTAGCGACGCTTAATTCAACGGGTACCCCCGCCCTGTTTATGCATGCAGCCGATGCGATTCACGGCGATCTGGGCATGCTTCAGGACAACGACGTAGCGCTCATACTGTCGAAAAGCGGCAACACGGCCGAAATAAAAGTACTGGTACCGCTGCTCCGGCGAACCGCCGTGCCGTTGATTGCGATGGTCAGCGACCGCGAGTCGTATCTGGCCATTCATTCCGACTATATACTTCACGCATACTGCGCCTGCGAAGCCGACCCACTCGATCTGGCTCCCACTACCAGCACTACGGTAGCGCTGGCGCTGGGCGATGCTTTGGCGGTATCGTTATTAGAAGCCCGCGACTTTTCCCGCAGCGACTTTGCCCGTTACCATCCCGGCGGGTCACTCGGCAAGAAGCTATACATGAAAGTTGCCGACATCTTTCCCCATAATCAGTGCCCCTGTGTGCCACTAGATATGGCCCTGAAGGAAGTGATCTTCACCATTTCGAAGAATCGGCTGGGGGCAACGGCAGTAGTTGATACAGATAATACACTGCGGGGAATTATAACGGACGGCGATATCCGGCGGATGGCTTACGAGCACGACACGTTTCTCGATTTACACGCCCGCGACGTAATGACCCCCGCGCCCGTCTGCGTCAGTCCCGATGAATATGCCGTACTGGCTTTACAAATCATGCAGGATCGAAATATTACGCAGCTGATTGTAGCAGAAAATGACCAGGTAAAAGGGTTCGTGCATCTCCACGACCTGTTACGCGAGGGTTTAGTGTAG
- the purD gene encoding phosphoribosylamine--glycine ligase: MNILLLGSGGREHAFAWKLVQSPLCDTLLVAPGNAGTAQVATNVPVSATDFPAIADLIRSRNIDLLIVGPEEPLVKGVVDYIHQQPDLSNLPIVGPDAEGAQLEGSKDFSKQFMARHGIPTAASQTFTADTLTDGLTYLDSHSLPVVLKADGLAAGKGVIIAETVAEAKQTLTDMLSNGRFGSAGSKVVIEQFLRGIELSVFVLSDGVNYKILPEAKDYKRIGEGDTGPNTGGMGAVSPVVFATKSFLEKVEEKVVKPTLTGLQQDGIQYRGFIFIGLMKVNGEPYVIEYNARMGDPETEVVLPRIQTDFAELMLAAGRGELDTISLQVSPQTAVTTVVVSGGYPDAYETDKIISDLERLEDVTAFHAGTKAQDGQVLTNGGRVLALTAQANSLENAVRKSQEAARRVQFEGKQYRKDIGLDLIRYSD, translated from the coding sequence ATGAACATACTTTTACTAGGCTCCGGTGGCCGGGAACACGCGTTTGCGTGGAAATTGGTGCAGAGTCCGCTTTGCGATACGCTTTTGGTGGCACCCGGCAATGCCGGAACCGCACAGGTTGCCACCAACGTGCCGGTATCGGCTACCGACTTTCCGGCAATTGCTGACCTGATCCGAAGCCGAAACATTGATTTGCTGATTGTTGGCCCTGAAGAGCCGCTCGTCAAAGGGGTTGTCGATTATATTCATCAGCAGCCCGACCTGAGCAACTTACCCATCGTTGGGCCGGATGCGGAAGGGGCGCAACTGGAGGGAAGCAAAGATTTTTCCAAGCAGTTTATGGCGCGGCACGGCATTCCCACCGCTGCGTCGCAGACCTTCACCGCCGATACACTGACCGACGGACTGACGTATCTGGATAGTCATTCGCTGCCTGTTGTGCTGAAAGCCGACGGGCTGGCGGCTGGTAAAGGCGTTATCATTGCTGAAACCGTCGCGGAGGCCAAACAAACGCTGACCGACATGCTCAGCAACGGCCGCTTCGGATCAGCCGGTAGCAAGGTGGTTATCGAACAGTTTTTGCGTGGTATCGAATTGTCGGTGTTTGTATTGTCGGACGGGGTGAACTACAAGATTCTACCCGAAGCAAAAGATTACAAACGTATCGGGGAAGGCGATACGGGGCCAAACACGGGCGGTATGGGTGCAGTATCGCCGGTGGTATTCGCGACGAAATCATTTCTGGAAAAAGTCGAGGAGAAAGTCGTCAAACCAACGTTAACTGGTTTGCAGCAGGATGGCATTCAGTACCGCGGGTTTATCTTCATCGGGTTGATGAAAGTCAACGGTGAGCCATACGTAATTGAGTACAACGCCCGGATGGGCGATCCGGAAACAGAGGTCGTGCTGCCGCGCATTCAGACCGATTTTGCGGAGCTGATGCTGGCAGCAGGCCGGGGCGAACTCGATACAATAAGTCTGCAAGTGTCGCCCCAAACGGCCGTAACAACGGTCGTGGTATCGGGTGGGTATCCCGACGCATACGAAACCGATAAAATCATTTCGGATTTGGAGCGTTTAGAAGATGTGACTGCGTTTCATGCGGGCACGAAAGCGCAGGACGGTCAGGTATTGACCAACGGCGGGCGGGTACTGGCGCTCACAGCGCAGGCCAACTCGCTTGAAAACGCCGTCAGAAAGTCGCAGGAAGCGGCTCGGCGTGTTCAGTTTGAGGGAAAACAATACCGAAAAGATATCGGTCTCGACCTGATTCGGTATTCCGATTAG
- a CDS encoding M56 family metallopeptidase — METLRYVLLANGLLTVVSVAFYLLLRRETFFQTNRLMLWLGILSVLILPALQFPDWRPDRVRFAMQHTAQVIAPKVLPQAPPHPPVTITFPNGRAYPVAPIRRLARFGWSWQLALIGIYLTGLILLAGRFVLQLLSIWRLVRRSDREQFDAFTLVTNSAVSAPFSFLRWVVLNPARHTGDELDQILRHERVHVRQRHSLDMIMAESVCAVFWLNPAAYLFRRLVHQTLEFCADQAVLAEGVDARTYQYNLVKVSIASGSLPITNSFSASQLRDRIRMMNRQRSRWFHMLKYPVVMTLSLTMVTAFARHKAEQLVAPVARAVEVSSAGTSTENEPTLAPYIPSDTGHTDVRTKMLAQSVETAIANPAEKTVLTDSAQVSQSRLVVYRGNVLYWIITPKTSLDDLGGLQHELNKHNHKLQLRQIKYDPSLSYIDQIDVTIARINGGSASSCDTATDGRMPITTIAGYVLIGPFDKSRGISSINDVAQSFPMALRRTSTNDEEAIIESTSYPELETMIYHARWKIPAPDGVSTRYDRAYFDNKSTKISGILVKANKSLVVDDESKAAAIFINNQPADVNAVDLLTADRLYAVVKRTKYDPVNKRVVTVALLLYVVNK; from the coding sequence ATGGAAACACTGCGTTATGTGTTGCTGGCCAATGGGCTGCTGACCGTGGTGAGCGTAGCTTTTTACTTACTCCTCCGGCGCGAAACGTTTTTTCAGACCAATCGCCTGATGCTCTGGCTGGGTATTCTGTCGGTGCTGATTTTACCAGCCCTACAGTTTCCCGACTGGCGTCCCGATCGGGTGCGGTTTGCCATGCAGCACACAGCACAGGTTATTGCGCCGAAAGTGCTACCCCAGGCACCACCCCACCCGCCCGTTACCATCACATTTCCCAATGGACGCGCGTACCCGGTTGCGCCCATCCGCCGACTGGCACGTTTTGGCTGGTCGTGGCAACTGGCTCTCATTGGTATTTACCTGACTGGCCTGATCCTGCTGGCCGGGCGTTTTGTGCTTCAGTTACTGTCGATCTGGCGGCTTGTCCGACGCTCAGACCGGGAGCAATTCGATGCATTTACGCTGGTAACAAACTCCGCAGTCAGTGCGCCGTTTTCATTTCTCCGCTGGGTAGTGCTAAACCCGGCCCGGCATACGGGGGATGAACTAGATCAGATTCTGCGGCACGAGCGCGTCCATGTTCGCCAGCGGCATAGCCTGGACATGATTATGGCGGAAAGCGTCTGCGCTGTGTTCTGGCTGAACCCGGCGGCCTACCTCTTTCGCCGACTCGTTCACCAAACGCTCGAATTCTGCGCCGACCAGGCTGTTCTGGCCGAAGGGGTGGACGCCAGAACGTATCAGTATAACCTGGTTAAGGTCAGCATAGCGTCGGGCTCATTACCCATTACGAATTCCTTTAGTGCGTCGCAACTCCGCGATCGAATCAGGATGATGAACCGCCAGCGGTCGCGCTGGTTCCATATGCTCAAGTATCCGGTTGTCATGACTTTGAGCCTGACTATGGTAACGGCATTCGCACGACACAAGGCGGAACAGCTAGTGGCTCCCGTGGCCCGGGCTGTAGAGGTATCATCCGCGGGGACAAGTACAGAGAATGAGCCGACGCTAGCACCATACATCCCGAGCGATACAGGGCATACGGACGTACGTACGAAAATGTTAGCTCAATCGGTTGAAACAGCCATCGCCAATCCAGCGGAGAAAACAGTTCTCACTGATTCTGCTCAAGTCAGTCAGTCGCGGCTTGTTGTTTATCGAGGCAACGTCCTGTACTGGATCATTACGCCAAAGACATCGCTGGACGATCTGGGCGGTCTGCAACACGAACTGAACAAGCATAACCACAAGCTTCAGCTTCGCCAGATAAAATACGATCCCTCTCTTTCTTACATCGACCAAATCGACGTTACCATCGCCAGAATAAATGGTGGATCAGCAAGTAGTTGTGATACAGCGACTGATGGCAGAATGCCAATCACAACGATAGCTGGTTACGTTCTGATTGGCCCTTTCGACAAAAGCAGGGGTATTAGCTCTATAAACGATGTAGCCCAATCGTTTCCCATGGCGCTCCGGCGCACCTCGACGAACGACGAAGAAGCAATTATTGAATCGACTAGCTACCCTGAGCTAGAGACAATGATTTATCATGCCAGGTGGAAAATCCCTGCTCCCGATGGTGTATCTACCCGATACGACCGGGCTTATTTCGACAATAAATCAACCAAAATCAGCGGGATTCTGGTGAAGGCAAACAAGTCGTTGGTAGTTGACGACGAAAGTAAAGCAGCAGCCATCTTCATTAATAATCAGCCAGCTGATGTAAACGCGGTTGACTTATTGACAGCAGATAGGCTGTATGCCGTTGTGAAAAGGACGAAATATGACCCCGTCAACAAGCGTGTGGTAACTGTTGCACTGCTTCTGTACGTGGTAAACAAATAG
- the recQ gene encoding DNA helicase RecQ — MMQVDQTVHTTLRERLKEIFGYNQFRGDQEAIIHSILFGRNTFVIMPTGAGKSLCYQLPAIVSEGTAVVISPLIALMKNQVDQLNAFGINAQFLNSTLSKTEMNRVKRDTLNGTLKLLYIAPESLTKEENLDFLKKANISFVAIDEAHCISEWGHDFRPEYRKIRGIVDNIGNLPVIALTATATPKVQQDIQKNLQMEDADLYKTSFNRKNLYYEIKPKVDAKKQLIKYVKQNKGKSGIIYCLSRKTVEEIAELLRVNDVKALPYHAGLDPQTRMHNQDAFLNEDVDVVCATIAFGMGIDKPDVRFVIHYDAPKSLEGYYQETGRAGRDGLEGNCVMFYSYDDIQKLEKFNKDKSVTERDNAKHLLGEMVSYANLGVCRRRQLLGYFGEYLEKDCGFCDNCTKPSPTFKVQSEVVLALQTVLQTDQRFDVSHLSDVLTATSNQYVTSYEHNRLDVYGKGREYNETAEFWCSLIKQITIYGYLEKDVDNYGILKLTQRGLNYIEDPYPLTLAKDHNYDQVATDDDDDKDTAPTSGGAAYDQELLGLLKALRKKVAKEKNLPPYVIFQDPSMEEMATTYPTTREEMAQVNGVGLGKVQKFGKPFIDLIAKYVADNDIETDKDVVIKSMVNKSKVKIYIIQQIDRKIDLDEIAESKALSMEDLMEEIEHICYSGTRLNLDYYINQVMDEDRQDEIFEYFMSAETDNIAIAMTQFGGDDFTEQDLRLMRIKFLSEVAN; from the coding sequence ATGATGCAGGTTGATCAGACAGTCCATACGACTCTCAGGGAACGCCTAAAGGAAATTTTTGGCTATAATCAGTTCCGGGGCGATCAGGAAGCGATTATTCATAGTATCCTGTTTGGGCGTAATACATTCGTAATTATGCCGACCGGAGCTGGCAAATCGCTCTGCTATCAATTGCCTGCCATTGTCAGTGAGGGCACTGCCGTGGTGATTTCGCCCCTCATTGCCCTGATGAAGAATCAGGTCGATCAGCTAAACGCATTCGGTATCAACGCGCAGTTTCTAAATTCGACCCTCTCGAAAACGGAAATGAACCGCGTCAAACGCGATACGCTGAACGGTACGCTCAAGCTGTTATACATCGCGCCGGAGTCGTTGACGAAAGAAGAAAATTTGGACTTTTTGAAGAAAGCCAACATTTCGTTCGTCGCTATCGATGAAGCACACTGTATTTCGGAGTGGGGGCACGACTTCCGCCCGGAGTACCGCAAAATTCGGGGTATCGTCGACAATATCGGCAACCTCCCCGTTATCGCCCTGACGGCAACCGCCACGCCGAAGGTGCAGCAGGACATTCAGAAGAACCTCCAGATGGAGGATGCAGACCTCTACAAAACGTCATTCAATCGAAAGAATCTTTACTACGAAATCAAGCCGAAGGTTGACGCCAAGAAGCAACTCATTAAATACGTTAAGCAGAACAAAGGCAAGTCGGGCATTATCTATTGCCTGAGCCGTAAGACGGTTGAGGAGATTGCGGAACTGCTGCGTGTCAACGACGTAAAAGCGTTGCCTTACCATGCTGGTCTGGATCCCCAAACCAGAATGCATAATCAGGATGCGTTTTTGAACGAAGACGTCGACGTAGTCTGTGCAACAATCGCCTTCGGAATGGGTATCGACAAACCCGACGTGCGTTTCGTAATTCACTACGACGCTCCCAAATCACTCGAAGGGTACTACCAGGAAACGGGCCGCGCCGGTCGCGACGGGCTGGAAGGTAACTGCGTCATGTTCTACAGCTATGATGATATTCAGAAGCTGGAGAAATTCAATAAAGACAAGTCGGTAACCGAGCGCGATAACGCCAAACACCTGCTGGGCGAAATGGTGTCGTACGCTAATCTGGGCGTTTGTCGTCGTCGGCAGCTGCTGGGTTATTTCGGTGAGTATCTTGAAAAAGACTGCGGTTTTTGCGACAACTGTACCAAGCCGTCGCCCACCTTTAAAGTGCAGAGTGAGGTTGTGCTGGCGCTGCAAACCGTACTGCAAACCGATCAGCGTTTCGACGTTTCTCACCTGAGTGATGTGCTGACGGCGACGTCGAATCAGTACGTAACGAGTTACGAACACAACCGGCTCGACGTGTATGGTAAAGGCCGGGAATACAACGAAACGGCCGAGTTCTGGTGCTCGCTGATCAAGCAGATTACCATTTACGGCTACCTCGAAAAAGACGTCGATAACTACGGCATTCTGAAGCTGACGCAGCGGGGTCTTAACTATATCGAAGATCCGTATCCGCTGACGCTGGCAAAAGACCACAATTACGATCAGGTAGCCACCGACGACGATGACGATAAGGACACTGCGCCGACGTCGGGTGGAGCGGCATACGATCAGGAGTTGCTGGGGCTGCTGAAAGCACTGCGCAAGAAAGTCGCGAAGGAAAAAAATCTGCCCCCCTACGTAATCTTCCAGGATCCGTCGATGGAAGAAATGGCCACGACCTACCCCACCACGCGGGAGGAAATGGCGCAGGTCAACGGGGTTGGCCTGGGTAAGGTGCAGAAATTTGGCAAGCCGTTTATCGATCTGATTGCCAAATACGTGGCCGACAACGACATAGAGACAGACAAGGATGTTGTCATCAAGTCGATGGTCAACAAGTCGAAGGTCAAAATTTACATCATTCAGCAGATTGACCGAAAAATTGACCTTGATGAGATTGCCGAGTCGAAGGCGCTTTCAATGGAAGATCTGATGGAGGAAATCGAGCACATCTGCTACTCTGGTACGCGGCTGAACCTCGATTACTACATCAATCAGGTAATGGACGAAGATCGGCAGGACGAGATCTTTGAATACTTTATGAGCGCCGAAACGGATAACATCGCAATCGCGATGACGCAGTTTGGGGGTGATGATTTTACCGAGCAGGACCTGCGATTGATGCGCATCAAATTCCTGTCGGAAGTAGCTAACTAA
- a CDS encoding RNA polymerase sigma factor, which produces MTALEFTYHIGKVSKSLRPFALRLTKDVEDANDLLQDTLLKAFTNRDKYTDGTNLKAWLYTIMKNTFITNYQRMVRKNTFIDTTDNLHYINSTESSTDNMAYSSFAQEDINRAVNGLDDTYRTPFMMHFRGFKYHEIAAKLDIPIGTVKNRIHIARKELKDQLKVYAHYNA; this is translated from the coding sequence ATGACCGCGCTCGAATTCACCTACCACATTGGCAAAGTATCCAAGTCGCTGCGTCCTTTTGCCCTTCGGCTGACGAAAGATGTAGAAGATGCTAATGACCTCCTGCAAGATACGCTGCTGAAGGCGTTTACGAACCGTGACAAGTATACAGACGGCACTAACCTGAAAGCATGGCTGTACACGATCATGAAAAACACGTTCATTACCAACTATCAGCGGATGGTTCGTAAGAACACGTTTATCGACACGACAGATAACCTGCATTATATCAACTCGACGGAAAGCAGCACAGATAACATGGCTTATTCGTCGTTTGCACAAGAAGATATCAACCGGGCAGTGAATGGCCTCGACGATACGTATCGCACCCCATTCATGATGCACTTCCGCGGATTTAAGTACCACGAGATCGCTGCAAAGCTGGATATCCCCATCGGTACGGTTAAGAACCGGATTCACATTGCCCGCAAGGAATTGAAGGATCAATTAAAAGTTTATGCACATTACAACGCATAA
- a CDS encoding PSP1 domain-containing protein, with protein sequence MSCKSCATGGCGTQRGAADKPGEKTAGCGSAGGCSTGGCNKLNSFDWLSDIAMPGPKKYDVVEVKFKGGRKEYYRNVHQLDLTTGDYVVVEMQSGFHIGSVSLQGELVRLQVKKRGVKVNDDTKVVHRIATPKDMDRHEQAMLRDLPALYRAREIIRELKLNMKLSDVEFQSDNTKATFFYSSEERVDFRELIKMLAGEFKARIEMRQISLRQEAGRLGGIGSCGRELCCSTWLTDFKNIATSAARYQNLSLNPAKLSGQCGRLKCCLNYELDTYMDALRDVPSIDKPLETQKGRAWLQKTDIFRKLMWFGYSSESTWHPLPISRVTEILELNKRGVIPESFEVLTPVGEKEPVKAAALNSDLQKLDAKYATRSSSARKKKKKSKGSGSKPAGATSKPIGNDNA encoded by the coding sequence ATGTCATGCAAATCGTGTGCAACCGGCGGGTGCGGAACCCAGCGCGGAGCCGCCGACAAACCGGGCGAAAAAACAGCCGGTTGCGGCTCCGCCGGTGGATGTAGCACAGGCGGTTGCAACAAATTGAATTCGTTCGACTGGCTGAGCGACATCGCCATGCCCGGTCCTAAGAAATACGACGTTGTTGAAGTAAAATTCAAAGGCGGTCGCAAAGAATACTACCGCAACGTTCATCAGCTCGACCTGACCACCGGCGATTACGTCGTGGTCGAAATGCAGTCGGGCTTCCACATTGGTTCGGTGTCGTTGCAGGGTGAATTGGTGCGGTTACAGGTGAAGAAGCGTGGCGTTAAAGTCAACGACGATACCAAAGTTGTTCACCGAATCGCGACGCCCAAAGACATGGACCGCCACGAGCAGGCCATGCTTCGTGATCTGCCTGCCCTCTACCGGGCCCGCGAGATTATCCGCGAACTGAAGCTGAATATGAAACTCTCCGACGTGGAGTTTCAGTCTGACAACACTAAAGCGACATTCTTCTACTCGTCAGAAGAGCGGGTCGATTTTCGGGAGCTGATCAAGATGCTGGCGGGTGAATTCAAAGCCCGCATCGAGATGCGTCAGATCAGTCTGCGGCAGGAAGCAGGGCGGCTGGGAGGTATCGGGTCGTGTGGTCGCGAATTGTGTTGCTCGACCTGGCTCACCGACTTCAAGAACATTGCGACCTCGGCCGCACGCTATCAGAATCTGTCACTGAATCCGGCCAAGCTGTCGGGACAGTGTGGGCGATTAAAGTGCTGCCTGAACTACGAGCTGGATACGTACATGGATGCCCTGCGCGACGTTCCATCGATCGACAAACCGCTTGAAACGCAGAAAGGCCGGGCCTGGCTTCAGAAGACTGATATCTTCCGCAAGCTGATGTGGTTTGGGTACAGTTCAGAAAGTACGTGGCACCCACTACCGATCAGTCGTGTTACTGAAATTCTTGAACTCAACAAGCGGGGTGTTATCCCCGAATCGTTTGAGGTGCTGACGCCAGTTGGTGAGAAAGAGCCCGTTAAAGCGGCTGCGCTGAACAGCGATCTGCAAAAGCTCGACGCCAAGTATGCTACGCGCAGCAGCAGTGCCAGAAAGAAAAAGAAGAAGTCGAAAGGTAGCGGTAGTAAGCCAGCCGGTGCTACATCAAAACCAATCGGCAACGACAACGCGTAA